A window from Mya arenaria isolate MELC-2E11 chromosome 9, ASM2691426v1 encodes these proteins:
- the LOC128245873 gene encoding neuronal acetylcholine receptor subunit alpha-9-II-like, which yields MRPALIFILPLFLLVMLSPLVFLLPADTNDRVGLAVTVLLATSVYMTLVADKLPDSSDPIPIIIIVFFLWFIYNGLIVALVLLNLQVFYKDEKNPVPGCVQRIVSFINRVCCTKPKQDNSSESGITDKMQNDGDDSEPDKHNEDKVSNITWRDVSKALDKILLVTMYGIKIGFDVTIFLILYTGDDDKTGEEQIYDKHIIEYIYGNRDSMRPYRY from the coding sequence ATGCGACCCGCACTTATCTTCATATTGCCGCTGTTTCTACTTGTGATGCTATCGCCACTTGTGTTTCTTCTTCCTGCGGACACGAATGACCGAGTTGGACTCGCTGTGACTGTTCTTTTGGCAACCTCAGTGTATATGACTCTTGTTGCGGATAAACTACCAGATTCATCCGACCCTATTCCTATCataatcattgttttctttctCTGGTTCATATACAATGGGTTGATAGTCGCTCTTGTGTTGCTAAACTTGCAGGTATTTTACAAGGATGAAAAAAATCCGGTTCCTGGATGTGTTCAAAGAATTGTATCGTTTATAAATCGAGTGTGCTGCACCAAGCCAAAGCAGGACAACTCATCGGAAAGTGGAATAACagataaaatgcaaaatgatgGCGATGATTCAGAACCTGATAAACATAACGAAGATAAAGTTAGCAATATAACATGGCGCGATGTAAGCAAGGCTCTCGATAAAATATTGCTGGTTACTATGTACGGAATTAAGATTGGCTTTGATGTAACGATCTTCCTCATTTTATATACTGGTGATGACGACAAGACAGGGGAAGAACAGATATACGACAAGCACATAATAGAATACATTTACGGTAACAGAGACTCAATGAGACCTTACCGCTATTAA
- the LOC128203009 gene encoding GTPase IMAP family member 9-like isoform X4, with amino-acid sequence MLYLRVLALCLGKEQVNRGGEVPGRRPQTLEGKEKANRGGGEVPGRRPQTLEGKEKANRGGGEVPGRRPQALEVASNSGTSVDFPYGCGNDIRLVLVGKTGDGKSATGNSILGLQKGHDNCFVERLSSKSVTRHVERKTGIRFGRRIEVIDCPGFCDTQFTHDQIFDEIIKVIGLSLPGITAIGCVMRPDHFTPDKVKLVEHFLKIFGDNVEKFAFIILTHSDNDKSAAEYLRDSHKEFEKYICKGDIVCIDNARQDVQKDLQVRRIIDELDKIEQKNGNTYCKNKLFKDVTRFALESIPVQNPESTDEQRLEIFKENISPGVGTHFLALRKHVKNNQIAFTSAFAPAFAVGMSFKRCTIL; translated from the exons ATGCTTTATCTCAGAGTgttggccctttgcttag GAAAAGAACAGGTAAATCGGGGCGGGGAAGTACCTGG GCGCAGACCGCAAACACTGGAAG GAAAAGAAAAGGCAAATCGGGGCGGCGGGGAAGTACCTGG GCGCAGACCGCAAACACTGGAAG GAAAAGAAAAGGCAAATCGGGGCGGCGGGGAAGTACCTGG GCGCAGACCGCAAGCACTAGAAG TGGCGTCCAACAGTGGTACTTCAGTTGACTTTCCTTATGGCTGCGGCAATG ATATACGCTTGGTGCTTGTCGGTAAAACGGGAGATGGAAAAAGTGCAACAGGCAACTCTATTTTGGGACTGCAAAAGGGACATGATAATTGTTTCGTGGAGAGACTGAGTTCCAAGTCAGTAACAAGACATGTTGAACGAAAG ACAGGGATACGTTTTGGAAGACGAATAGAAGTTATTGATTGTCCCGGCTTTTGTGACACGCAATTTACACACGATCAAATCTTCGATGAAATCATTAAAGTCATAGGTCTTTCCTTGCCTGGAATCACAGCAATAGGTTGTGTGATGCGGCCCGATCATTTTACTCCTGACAAAGTTAAATTAGTtgaacatttcttaaaaatatttggaGACAATGTTGAAAAATTcgcttttatcattttaacacaCAGTGATAACGACAAGTCCGCTGCAGAATACCTTCGGGATAGCCATaaagaatttgaaaaatatatttgcaaaggGGACATTGTGTGTATTGACAATGCGAGACAAGATGTACAGAAGGATCTCCAAGTACGTCGTATCATTGATGAGTTAGATAAAATTGAACAGAAAAATGGAAACacttattgtaaaaacaaactgtttaaaGACGTAACTCGTTTTGCTTTGGAAAGCATCCCGGTCCAAAATCCTGAGAGTACTGATGAACAAAGGctggaaatatttaaagaaaacatctcACCTGGTGTTGGTACGCACTTTTTGGCTCTTCGGAAACATgtcaaaaataatcaaattgcATTCACTTCTGCATTCGCACCTGCTTTTGCAGTTGGCATGTCATTTAAAAGATGCACCATTTTGTAA
- the LOC128203009 gene encoding GTPase IMAP family member 9-like isoform X2 gives MLYLRVLALCLGKEQVNRGGEVPGRRPQTLEGKEKANRGGGEVPGRRPQALEVASNSGTSVDFPYGCGNDIRLVLVGKTGDGKSATGNSILGLQKGHDNCFVERLSSKSVTRHVERKTGIRFGRRIEVIDCPGFCDTQFTHDQIFDEIIKVIGLSLPGITAIGCVMRPDHFTPDKVKLVEHFLKIFGDNVEKFAFIILTHSDNDKSAAEYLRDSHKEFEKYICKGDIVCIDNARQDVQKDLQVRRIIDELDKIEQKNGNTYCKNKLFKDVTRFALESIPVQNPESTDEQRLEIFKENISPGVGTHFLALRKHVKNNQIAFTSAFAPAFAVGMSFKRCTIL, from the exons ATGCTTTATCTCAGAGTgttggccctttgcttag GAAAAGAACAGGTAAATCGGGGCGGGGAAGTACCTGG GCGCAGACCGCAAACACTGGAAG GAAAAGAAAAGGCAAATCGGGGCGGCGGGGAAGTACCTGG GCGCAGACCGCAAGCACTAGAAG TGGCGTCCAACAGTGGTACTTCAGTTGACTTTCCTTATGGCTGCGGCAATG ATATACGCTTGGTGCTTGTCGGTAAAACGGGAGATGGAAAAAGTGCAACAGGCAACTCTATTTTGGGACTGCAAAAGGGACATGATAATTGTTTCGTGGAGAGACTGAGTTCCAAGTCAGTAACAAGACATGTTGAACGAAAG ACAGGGATACGTTTTGGAAGACGAATAGAAGTTATTGATTGTCCCGGCTTTTGTGACACGCAATTTACACACGATCAAATCTTCGATGAAATCATTAAAGTCATAGGTCTTTCCTTGCCTGGAATCACAGCAATAGGTTGTGTGATGCGGCCCGATCATTTTACTCCTGACAAAGTTAAATTAGTtgaacatttcttaaaaatatttggaGACAATGTTGAAAAATTcgcttttatcattttaacacaCAGTGATAACGACAAGTCCGCTGCAGAATACCTTCGGGATAGCCATaaagaatttgaaaaatatatttgcaaaggGGACATTGTGTGTATTGACAATGCGAGACAAGATGTACAGAAGGATCTCCAAGTACGTCGTATCATTGATGAGTTAGATAAAATTGAACAGAAAAATGGAAACacttattgtaaaaacaaactgtttaaaGACGTAACTCGTTTTGCTTTGGAAAGCATCCCGGTCCAAAATCCTGAGAGTACTGATGAACAAAGGctggaaatatttaaagaaaacatctcACCTGGTGTTGGTACGCACTTTTTGGCTCTTCGGAAACATgtcaaaaataatcaaattgcATTCACTTCTGCATTCGCACCTGCTTTTGCAGTTGGCATGTCATTTAAAAGATGCACCATTTTGTAA
- the LOC128203009 gene encoding GTPase IMAP family member 9-like isoform X1 — protein MLYLRVLALCLGKEQVNRGGEVPGRRPQTLEGKEKANRGGGEVPGRRPQTLEGKEKANRGGGEVPGRRPQALEDIRLVLVGKTGDGKSATGNSILGLQKGHDNCFVERLSSKSVTRHVERKTGIRFGRRIEVIDCPGFCDTQFTHDQIFDEIIKVIGLSLPGITAIGCVMRPDHFTPDKVKLVEHFLKIFGDNVEKFAFIILTHSDNDKSAAEYLRDSHKEFEKYICKGDIVCIDNARQDVQKDLQVRRIIDELDKIEQKNGNTYCKNKLFKDVTRFALESIPVQNPESTDEQRLEIFKENISPGVGTHFLALRKHVKNNQIAFTSAFAPAFAVGMSFKRCTIL, from the exons ATGCTTTATCTCAGAGTgttggccctttgcttag GAAAAGAACAGGTAAATCGGGGCGGGGAAGTACCTGG GCGCAGACCGCAAACACTGGAAG GAAAAGAAAAGGCAAATCGGGGCGGCGGGGAAGTACCTGG GCGCAGACCGCAAACACTGGAAG GAAAAGAAAAGGCAAATCGGGGCGGCGGGGAAGTACCTGG GCGCAGACCGCAAGCACTAGAAG ATATACGCTTGGTGCTTGTCGGTAAAACGGGAGATGGAAAAAGTGCAACAGGCAACTCTATTTTGGGACTGCAAAAGGGACATGATAATTGTTTCGTGGAGAGACTGAGTTCCAAGTCAGTAACAAGACATGTTGAACGAAAG ACAGGGATACGTTTTGGAAGACGAATAGAAGTTATTGATTGTCCCGGCTTTTGTGACACGCAATTTACACACGATCAAATCTTCGATGAAATCATTAAAGTCATAGGTCTTTCCTTGCCTGGAATCACAGCAATAGGTTGTGTGATGCGGCCCGATCATTTTACTCCTGACAAAGTTAAATTAGTtgaacatttcttaaaaatatttggaGACAATGTTGAAAAATTcgcttttatcattttaacacaCAGTGATAACGACAAGTCCGCTGCAGAATACCTTCGGGATAGCCATaaagaatttgaaaaatatatttgcaaaggGGACATTGTGTGTATTGACAATGCGAGACAAGATGTACAGAAGGATCTCCAAGTACGTCGTATCATTGATGAGTTAGATAAAATTGAACAGAAAAATGGAAACacttattgtaaaaacaaactgtttaaaGACGTAACTCGTTTTGCTTTGGAAAGCATCCCGGTCCAAAATCCTGAGAGTACTGATGAACAAAGGctggaaatatttaaagaaaacatctcACCTGGTGTTGGTACGCACTTTTTGGCTCTTCGGAAACATgtcaaaaataatcaaattgcATTCACTTCTGCATTCGCACCTGCTTTTGCAGTTGGCATGTCATTTAAAAGATGCACCATTTTGTAA
- the LOC128203009 gene encoding GTPase IMAP family member 9-like isoform X3: MLYLRVLALCLGKEQVNRGGEVPGRRPQTLEGKEKANRGGGEVPGRRPQALEDIRLVLVGKTGDGKSATGNSILGLQKGHDNCFVERLSSKSVTRHVERKTGIRFGRRIEVIDCPGFCDTQFTHDQIFDEIIKVIGLSLPGITAIGCVMRPDHFTPDKVKLVEHFLKIFGDNVEKFAFIILTHSDNDKSAAEYLRDSHKEFEKYICKGDIVCIDNARQDVQKDLQVRRIIDELDKIEQKNGNTYCKNKLFKDVTRFALESIPVQNPESTDEQRLEIFKENISPGVGTHFLALRKHVKNNQIAFTSAFAPAFAVGMSFKRCTIL; this comes from the exons ATGCTTTATCTCAGAGTgttggccctttgcttag GAAAAGAACAGGTAAATCGGGGCGGGGAAGTACCTGG GCGCAGACCGCAAACACTGGAAG GAAAAGAAAAGGCAAATCGGGGCGGCGGGGAAGTACCTGG GCGCAGACCGCAAGCACTAGAAG ATATACGCTTGGTGCTTGTCGGTAAAACGGGAGATGGAAAAAGTGCAACAGGCAACTCTATTTTGGGACTGCAAAAGGGACATGATAATTGTTTCGTGGAGAGACTGAGTTCCAAGTCAGTAACAAGACATGTTGAACGAAAG ACAGGGATACGTTTTGGAAGACGAATAGAAGTTATTGATTGTCCCGGCTTTTGTGACACGCAATTTACACACGATCAAATCTTCGATGAAATCATTAAAGTCATAGGTCTTTCCTTGCCTGGAATCACAGCAATAGGTTGTGTGATGCGGCCCGATCATTTTACTCCTGACAAAGTTAAATTAGTtgaacatttcttaaaaatatttggaGACAATGTTGAAAAATTcgcttttatcattttaacacaCAGTGATAACGACAAGTCCGCTGCAGAATACCTTCGGGATAGCCATaaagaatttgaaaaatatatttgcaaaggGGACATTGTGTGTATTGACAATGCGAGACAAGATGTACAGAAGGATCTCCAAGTACGTCGTATCATTGATGAGTTAGATAAAATTGAACAGAAAAATGGAAACacttattgtaaaaacaaactgtttaaaGACGTAACTCGTTTTGCTTTGGAAAGCATCCCGGTCCAAAATCCTGAGAGTACTGATGAACAAAGGctggaaatatttaaagaaaacatctcACCTGGTGTTGGTACGCACTTTTTGGCTCTTCGGAAACATgtcaaaaataatcaaattgcATTCACTTCTGCATTCGCACCTGCTTTTGCAGTTGGCATGTCATTTAAAAGATGCACCATTTTGTAA
- the LOC128203009 gene encoding GTPase IMAP family member 9-like isoform X5, translated as MFSVFKGKEQVNRGGEVPGRRPQTLEGKEKANRGGGEVPGRRPQTLEGKEKANRGGGEVPGRRPQALEVASNSGTSVDFPYGCGNDIRLVLVGKTGDGKSATGNSILGLQKGHDNCFVERLSSKSVTRHVERKTGIRFGRRIEVIDCPGFCDTQFTHDQIFDEIIKVIGLSLPGITAIGCVMRPDHFTPDKVKLVEHFLKIFGDNVEKFAFIILTHSDNDKSAAEYLRDSHKEFEKYICKGDIVCIDNARQDVQKDLQVRRIIDELDKIEQKNGNTYCKNKLFKDVTRFALESIPVQNPESTDEQRLEIFKENISPGVGTHFLALRKHVKNNQIAFTSAFAPAFAVGMSFKRCTIL; from the exons atgttTTCCGTATTTAAAG GAAAAGAACAGGTAAATCGGGGCGGGGAAGTACCTGG GCGCAGACCGCAAACACTGGAAG GAAAAGAAAAGGCAAATCGGGGCGGCGGGGAAGTACCTGG GCGCAGACCGCAAACACTGGAAG GAAAAGAAAAGGCAAATCGGGGCGGCGGGGAAGTACCTGG GCGCAGACCGCAAGCACTAGAAG TGGCGTCCAACAGTGGTACTTCAGTTGACTTTCCTTATGGCTGCGGCAATG ATATACGCTTGGTGCTTGTCGGTAAAACGGGAGATGGAAAAAGTGCAACAGGCAACTCTATTTTGGGACTGCAAAAGGGACATGATAATTGTTTCGTGGAGAGACTGAGTTCCAAGTCAGTAACAAGACATGTTGAACGAAAG ACAGGGATACGTTTTGGAAGACGAATAGAAGTTATTGATTGTCCCGGCTTTTGTGACACGCAATTTACACACGATCAAATCTTCGATGAAATCATTAAAGTCATAGGTCTTTCCTTGCCTGGAATCACAGCAATAGGTTGTGTGATGCGGCCCGATCATTTTACTCCTGACAAAGTTAAATTAGTtgaacatttcttaaaaatatttggaGACAATGTTGAAAAATTcgcttttatcattttaacacaCAGTGATAACGACAAGTCCGCTGCAGAATACCTTCGGGATAGCCATaaagaatttgaaaaatatatttgcaaaggGGACATTGTGTGTATTGACAATGCGAGACAAGATGTACAGAAGGATCTCCAAGTACGTCGTATCATTGATGAGTTAGATAAAATTGAACAGAAAAATGGAAACacttattgtaaaaacaaactgtttaaaGACGTAACTCGTTTTGCTTTGGAAAGCATCCCGGTCCAAAATCCTGAGAGTACTGATGAACAAAGGctggaaatatttaaagaaaacatctcACCTGGTGTTGGTACGCACTTTTTGGCTCTTCGGAAACATgtcaaaaataatcaaattgcATTCACTTCTGCATTCGCACCTGCTTTTGCAGTTGGCATGTCATTTAAAAGATGCACCATTTTGTAA